From the Achromobacter xylosoxidans A8 genome, the window TGGTGGTGGAGAACTACCGCGTCGGCGTGACCAAGTCGCTGGGCGTGGACTACGAAACGCTGTCGCGCATCAATCCGCGCCTGGTGTATTGCTCGATCTCCGGCTATGGCCATACCGGCCCCTACGCGGGCAAGGGCGGCTTCGACCTGGTGGCTCAGGGCATGAGCGGCATCATGAGCATGACCGGCGAGCCCGGCGGGCGGCCCTTGAAGTCGGGCATCGCCATCTATGACGTGGGGGCGGGCCTGACGGCGGTCTATGCCATCCTGGCCGCCTGCATCCACCAGATGAAGACGGGCGAGGGCCAGCACATCGACATCGCGCTGGCCGAATGCGGATTGCCCTGGTTCGTCTGGGAAGCCGCCGCCTACTTCGCCGACGGCACGGTGCCGGAAGGCACCGGCAGCCGCCACCGCGTGTCGGCTCCGTACCAGGCCTTCGGCACGCGCCAGGGCTTCATCATGATAGGCGCCGCCAACCAGCGCACCTGGGAGCGCCTGTGCGCCGACGTGCTGGAGCGCCCCGAACTCATCACCGATCCGCGCTTCATCACCAACTCTGACCGGCTGGCCAATATCGCCGAACTGGAACCCTTGCTGGAAGCGGAATTCGCGCGCGCCGACGCGGCCGAATGGATAGCGCGCTGCGAGAAGGCCTCCGTGCCCTGCGGCCCGATCAACGACTTCGGCCAGGCCATGCAGGACCCGCATTACCTGGCGCGCGGCATGGTGCAGGAACTGGACCATCCCGCGCTGGGCAAGATGAAGACCATAGGCATCCCGACCAAGTTTTCCAGGACGCCTGGCGCCTTGCGCACGGCCGCGCCGCTGATGGGCCAGCACACGGACGAGGTGCTGCGCCGTTTCGGGGTGGCGGAGGACAGCATTGCAGGCATGCGCGCCCGAGGAGTCATCGCGTAACAGACCAACCGCAGCAGGCAGTATCGAAGTCGCATCCAAGCTACAAGGGGACGCCGGCGTCACGCACGCCGGCGGCTATTCGAAGTTGAACAAAGATGTTCACGCCGCAAGGAACCTTCATGACACAGCCCATCCATCTTTCCCGCCGCGGCTTCATCGCGGCCAGCGCCGCGCTGGCCGCTTGCGGCGCCGTTCCCTCCCTGGTCCGGGCGCAATCGGCCCAGCCGTTCCGGCTGGGGGCGCTCAATTCCATCACCGGCGTCGGCGGCCCCTATGGCCCGGCCATGCTGGAAGCCATCAAGATCGCCATCGACGAGGTCAACGCCGCCGGCGGCGCTGCCGGCCGCAAGATCCAGCTCTATGCCGAAGACGACCAGACCAAGCCCGACGCCGCCGTGCTGGCGGTGAAGAAGCTGATCGAGATCAACAAGGTCGAGGCGGTGGTCGGCATCTGGCCGTCGTCGGTGGGCCTGGCCGCCATGCCCATCACCAATGCCGCGGGCCTCATCACCATGAACACCTGCGGCGCGCCGGAAATGCTGACCGAGAACAAGCAGGGGCTGGCCTGGATGTTCCAGGCCTCCAACGCGGTGTTCGGCCGCGCTTTCGCCGAAGTGGCGCGGCAGCGCGGCTTCAAGCGGCCGGCGGTCATGGCCTTCAACAACTCCACCTTCGTAGGGCAGGCTAACTACTTCCGTGATGCCTGGCAGGAGAAGGGCGGCAAGGTCAGCGCCTTCACCATCTATGAACCCAACCAGACCACCTACCGCACCGAACTGACCAAGGTGCTGGCCTCCAAGCCCGACGTGATCTCGCTGAGCGCCTACCGGCCCGACGCCACCATCATCCTCAAGGAATGGTTCCAGACCGGCCAGGACTGCAAGTTCATCATGCCGGGCTGGACCGCCAACGAAGACCTGGTGAAGGCGCTGGGCAAGGAAGCCACCGAGGGGATCATCTCGATCTCCAACGTGGCCGCCCACGAGCACCAGGCCTACAAGACCTTCGCCGCCGAATTCCGCAAGCGCACCAAGCGCGAACCGGACATCTTTGCTTCGCAGTCCTATGACATGGTGATCACGCTGGCGCTCGCCATCGAGGCGGCCGGGCCGACCGCGGACGTGGCCGCCATCAACGGCAAGATCCGCGCCGTGACCGCGCAGGGCGGCGGCGAAAAGGTCAACGGTTTCGCGCAAGGCCAGGCGCTGCTGCGCGCCGGCAAGCCGGTGGACTACGACGGCGCGTCCTCGCGCCTGGACTTCGGCAAGCAGGGCGAGACCGTGCCGGACTTTGGCGTCTTCGACATCCGCGACGGCAAGCTGGTGCTGAATGAAGTCATCGCCGGCCAGGTCTGACGATAAAAACACTAGGGGAACACAAGTATGGATGGAATCACCGTCATCAACGCCGCGATCAACGGCGTTGTGATCGGGATGCTGCTGGCCTTGCCGGCACTGGCGATCACGCTGGTGTTTGGCATCGCCCGCTTTCCCAACGCCGCCAGCGGCGACTACATGACGTTGGGCGCCTACGCCGCCGTCTTCACCCAGGCGCTGGCCGGCGGCTCGATGCTGGCGGGCGGCCTGGCGGCCGTCGCCGGCACCACCCTGGTCAGCCTGTTTTTCTATGCCTGGGTATTCCGGCCGCTGGAGTCGCGCTCCAACGTGTCGCGCCTGATCGCGTCCATCGGCGTGGCCTTCGCGCTGCGCAGCACGATCACCTTCTTCGCCGGGCAGGATCAGTACACCTTCGACATGCCCTTGACGCGCGCCTGGAATTTCGGCGGCGTGCGCATCCTGCCCACCGACCTGTACATCGTCGGCACGGCGGTGGCGGCGTTGGCGCTGGTGTTCGCGCTGATGCACATGACGCCCACCGGGCGGCGCATGCGGGCGGTGGCGGACAACCCCGAGCTGGCCGCGGCCAGCGGCATACGCGGACGGCGCGTGATGATCACACTGTGGAGCATCGCCGGCGCGTATTGCGGGCTGGGGGGCGTGCTGCTGGGCATCAAGGCGGTGGTGATCCCCGAACTGGGCTGGGAACTGCTGATGCCCATGTTCGCGGCCGTGATCCTGGGCGGCATCGGCAATCCGGTGGGCGCCATCGTCGGGATCATGGTGTTCAGCATTGCGCAGGAAGTCGCCAGCCTGGTGGTCGGGCCGGCCTACAAGATCGTATTCGCCTTCGCGGTGCTGCTGTGCGTGCTGCTGCTGCGTCCCCAGGGAATCTTCGGCCGTCCGATGGCGGCGAGGTGAGTCATGGAAGCCTATCTGATTGCTATCGCCATCGGGATCCTGATCTACATGCTGCTGGCCTTCGGCCTGTCGCTGCACTACGGGTTCACCGGACTGATCAACTTCGGCCACGTCGGCTTCTTCGCCATCGGCGCCTACACCTCGGCGCTGCTGTCGCTCAAGGGGGTGCCGATACCGATATCCATGGTGGCAGCCGCCGCAGTCGCTGCCTTGGCGGCCTGGCCGCTGGGCATGATCGCCTTGCGATTGGGCAGTGACTACCTGGCCATCGTGACCTTGGGCTTCTCGGAGTCGGTGCGCATGATGCTGCAGACCGAGGAATGGCTGACGCGTGGGATGCACGGCCTGCCGGGCATCCCGCGGTTGTTCGCGGGCTGGGCCTCGCCGCAGACCGTGGACCTGTGGATCATGCTGCTGCTGGTGGCGGTCAACGCCGGGGCGCTGCTGCTGATCCATCTGGTGATACGCAGCCCGTTCGGGCGCGTGATCGAAGCGGTGCGGGACAACGAGGTGGCGGTGCGGGCGCTGGGCAAGGATCCGGCCCGCTTCAAGACCCGTTCGCTGATGCTGGGCGCGGGCCTGGCCGGCCTGGCGGGCGCCTTCCAGGCGCACTACCTGACCTTCATCAGCCCCGAGCAGTTCGTGCCGTTGATCACCTTCTACATCTGGATCGCCATCATCCTGGGCGGAGTGGGGCGGTTGAGCGGCGTGGTGGCGGGCACGGTGCTGCTGGTCGGCTTTCTGGAAGGATCGCGTTTCGTGCGCGACTTCGTCGGCGGCATCTCGGAGGTACAGATGGCCAGCGTGCGCATCGGCGTCATCGGCCTGGCGCTCATTTGCGTGGTGCTGTACCGGCCTCAGGGCATTTTCGGCAACACCTCGGCCACGCGCAGGAGATAAGGGATGACGCTGCTTTCCATCAAAGGGCTGAGCGCCAGCTTCGGCGGTTTCAAGGCGCTTGACGACGTGTCGCTGGAAGTGCGCAAGGGCGAAATGGTCGGGGTGATCGGCACCAACGGCGCGGGCAAGAGCACGCTGTTTTCGGTGGTCACGGGCTACATCCCGCCCAGTTCCGGGTCCGTGCGTTTTGCGGACGAGGACATCACGGGCGTGGCCGTGCACCAGCGCGTGCGCCGGGGCCTGGCCCGCACGTTCCAGGTGCCGCGCGAGTTCAGCCAGCTGACGGTCTTCGACAACATGATGGCCGCCGCGCCGGACCAGCGCGGCGAAAAGCTGGCGGCGCTGGTGTTCGCCCGCCGCGAGGTGGCGCGCGAGGAAGCGCGCAACGCCGAACGCGTGCACGAATTGCTGGCGTTCCTGAACCTGACCCGCGTGGCCGATGAGCCGGCCGGGAAACTGTCGGGTGGCCAGAAGAAGCTGCTGGAACTGGGGCGGCTGCTGATGCTGGAGCCGCGCTGCATCCTGCTGGACGAACCGTTCGCGGGCGTCAATCCGGTGCTGATCGAAGAACTGTCGGCGCGCATCGTGGAGCTGAACCAGCGCGGCCTGACCGTCGCCATCATCGAGCACAACCTGGAAGAGCTGTCGCGCATCGTGCCGCGCATGTACGTCATGGACCGCGGCCGCGTCATCGCCGAAGGGACGCCCGACAGCGTCCTGGCCAATGAACAGGTGCGCGAAGCGTACATGGGGGGAGTGATATGAGCCAACTCGTCATGCAAGGCCTGTCCGGCGGCTACGGCGAGGTCGATATCGTCAGCGGCATCGACATGCACGTCGCACCGCGCGAGATCGTCACCATCGCCGGCACCAATGGCGCGGGCAAGTCGACGCTGGTCAAGGCGGTGATGGGGCTGTTGCCGCGCATCGCCGGCACCATGACCTTCGACGGCCG encodes:
- a CDS encoding CaiB/BaiF CoA transferase family protein gives rise to the protein MTQAASPLAGIKILDLSQIMAGPYCTMVLADLGAEVIKVEKTGTGDDSREMGPYVNGESTCFAQINRNKQGVALNLKDPEAREVLYELARWADVVVENYRVGVTKSLGVDYETLSRINPRLVYCSISGYGHTGPYAGKGGFDLVAQGMSGIMSMTGEPGGRPLKSGIAIYDVGAGLTAVYAILAACIHQMKTGEGQHIDIALAECGLPWFVWEAAAYFADGTVPEGTGSRHRVSAPYQAFGTRQGFIMIGAANQRTWERLCADVLERPELITDPRFITNSDRLANIAELEPLLEAEFARADAAEWIARCEKASVPCGPINDFGQAMQDPHYLARGMVQELDHPALGKMKTIGIPTKFSRTPGALRTAAPLMGQHTDEVLRRFGVAEDSIAGMRARGVIA
- a CDS encoding ABC transporter substrate-binding protein, producing MTQPIHLSRRGFIAASAALAACGAVPSLVRAQSAQPFRLGALNSITGVGGPYGPAMLEAIKIAIDEVNAAGGAAGRKIQLYAEDDQTKPDAAVLAVKKLIEINKVEAVVGIWPSSVGLAAMPITNAAGLITMNTCGAPEMLTENKQGLAWMFQASNAVFGRAFAEVARQRGFKRPAVMAFNNSTFVGQANYFRDAWQEKGGKVSAFTIYEPNQTTYRTELTKVLASKPDVISLSAYRPDATIILKEWFQTGQDCKFIMPGWTANEDLVKALGKEATEGIISISNVAAHEHQAYKTFAAEFRKRTKREPDIFASQSYDMVITLALAIEAAGPTADVAAINGKIRAVTAQGGGEKVNGFAQGQALLRAGKPVDYDGASSRLDFGKQGETVPDFGVFDIRDGKLVLNEVIAGQV
- a CDS encoding branched-chain amino acid ABC transporter permease, producing MDGITVINAAINGVVIGMLLALPALAITLVFGIARFPNAASGDYMTLGAYAAVFTQALAGGSMLAGGLAAVAGTTLVSLFFYAWVFRPLESRSNVSRLIASIGVAFALRSTITFFAGQDQYTFDMPLTRAWNFGGVRILPTDLYIVGTAVAALALVFALMHMTPTGRRMRAVADNPELAAASGIRGRRVMITLWSIAGAYCGLGGVLLGIKAVVIPELGWELLMPMFAAVILGGIGNPVGAIVGIMVFSIAQEVASLVVGPAYKIVFAFAVLLCVLLLRPQGIFGRPMAAR
- a CDS encoding ABC transporter ATP-binding protein, with the translated sequence MTLLSIKGLSASFGGFKALDDVSLEVRKGEMVGVIGTNGAGKSTLFSVVTGYIPPSSGSVRFADEDITGVAVHQRVRRGLARTFQVPREFSQLTVFDNMMAAAPDQRGEKLAALVFARREVAREEARNAERVHELLAFLNLTRVADEPAGKLSGGQKKLLELGRLLMLEPRCILLDEPFAGVNPVLIEELSARIVELNQRGLTVAIIEHNLEELSRIVPRMYVMDRGRVIAEGTPDSVLANEQVREAYMGGVI
- a CDS encoding branched-chain amino acid ABC transporter permease encodes the protein MEAYLIAIAIGILIYMLLAFGLSLHYGFTGLINFGHVGFFAIGAYTSALLSLKGVPIPISMVAAAAVAALAAWPLGMIALRLGSDYLAIVTLGFSESVRMMLQTEEWLTRGMHGLPGIPRLFAGWASPQTVDLWIMLLLVAVNAGALLLIHLVIRSPFGRVIEAVRDNEVAVRALGKDPARFKTRSLMLGAGLAGLAGAFQAHYLTFISPEQFVPLITFYIWIAIILGGVGRLSGVVAGTVLLVGFLEGSRFVRDFVGGISEVQMASVRIGVIGLALICVVLYRPQGIFGNTSATRRR